One genomic region from Cetobacterium ceti encodes:
- a CDS encoding Dph6-related ATP pyrophosphatase: protein MDKKKFIMSYSCGKDSTLALYRMIEQGHTPLALMITINKKNNSSWFHNISSNHMRDVANSLDIPLMLIQCEGDEYEASFSEALSKFKEMGADSCVFGDIDIEAHREWCTKRCAEANIEPIFPLWQENREDLVHEFIDKGFKATIKIVNLNYLSSEFLGKTLNREIVEIIKKEGADPCGENGEYHTFVYDGPLFRYPITFKVLDKLEKDNYGILSID, encoded by the coding sequence ATGGATAAAAAGAAATTTATTATGTCCTACAGTTGTGGTAAGGATAGTACCCTTGCTCTTTATAGAATGATTGAACAGGGTCATACTCCCCTTGCACTTATGATTACTATTAATAAAAAAAATAACTCATCATGGTTTCATAATATTTCCTCAAATCATATGAGAGATGTGGCAAATTCCTTAGACATTCCTTTAATGCTTATTCAATGTGAAGGTGATGAATACGAAGCATCTTTCTCTGAAGCTTTAAGTAAATTTAAAGAAATGGGAGCAGATTCTTGTGTATTTGGAGATATTGATATTGAAGCCCATAGAGAATGGTGCACGAAAAGATGTGCTGAGGCTAATATTGAACCTATCTTCCCCCTTTGGCAAGAAAATAGAGAAGATTTAGTACATGAATTCATCGACAAAGGATTTAAAGCTACTATTAAAATTGTTAATTTAAACTATCTTTCCTCAGAATTTTTAGGGAAAACTTTAAATAGAGAGATTGTTGAAATTATCAAAAAAGAAGGTGCTGACCCTTGTGGGGAAAATGGAGAATATCATACCTTTGTTTATGATGGTCCTCTTTTTAGATATCCAATTACCTTTAAAGTTTTAGATAAACTTGAAAAGGACAATTATGGAATTCTTTCCATAGACTAA
- a CDS encoding Cof-type HAD-IIB family hydrolase, whose amino-acid sequence MKYKAIVTDLDDTLLNPCGLISPEDKKMIMECQENGVKFILASGRPTFAMKHLSEELELSKYKSYILSFNGAIITDCSTGELLLNESLTSKEIHELYDFAKENNVHIITYIDDEIISESESEYIDVEVNLTKMPHKIVKSFKDSVKKDAVKCIMLEEPSYLKEVEKKLKEKYGDKYSIAISKPFFLEVTKKGIDKGNTLKKLADKMNISTEEIIAVGDSYNDESMLRTAGLAVAVENAKPEIKEIADFITTSNDNNGMGNLIKKFILK is encoded by the coding sequence ATGAAGTATAAAGCAATAGTCACAGACTTAGATGATACTTTACTTAACCCATGTGGGCTTATCAGCCCAGAAGATAAAAAGATGATAATGGAATGTCAAGAAAATGGAGTTAAGTTTATTTTAGCATCTGGTAGACCTACCTTTGCAATGAAACATCTAAGCGAAGAATTAGAACTTTCAAAATATAAAAGTTATATATTATCTTTTAATGGAGCTATTATAACAGATTGCTCTACGGGAGAACTATTACTAAATGAATCTTTAACTTCTAAGGAGATTCATGAGTTGTATGATTTTGCAAAAGAAAATAATGTACATATTATTACATATATAGATGATGAAATAATTTCTGAAAGTGAAAGCGAATATATAGATGTAGAGGTTAATTTAACAAAAATGCCTCACAAAATTGTAAAAAGTTTTAAGGATAGTGTAAAAAAAGACGCAGTAAAATGTATTATGTTAGAGGAACCATCCTATTTAAAAGAAGTAGAAAAAAAATTAAAAGAAAAATATGGAGATAAATATAGTATAGCTATATCTAAGCCTTTCTTTTTAGAAGTTACTAAAAAAGGAATAGATAAGGGAAATACTTTAAAAAAATTAGCAGATAAAATGAATATATCAACAGAGGAAATAATTGCCGTAGGGGATTCCTATAATGATGAGAGTATGCTAAGAACAGCAGGATTAGCCGTGGCAGTTGAAAATGCAAAACCTGAAATAAAAGAAATTGCAGATTTTATAACTACTTCTAATGACAATAATGGAATGGGGAATCTTATTAAAAAGTTTATACTTAAATAA
- a CDS encoding L-cystine transporter, producing the protein MLIVLNIIVFIILLGILYNMQKKYLPFSKRVFVGLGMGIVFGGILQYIYGTDHWVIKESLVWINIVGNGYVRLLKMIVMPLIAISILSAIINLKDGKALGKIGGTIILILVGTATIAAVVGALTANGFGLHGDGLAMGAKEAARATFLEGKLTDVQNISFANKLIEFIPTNPFEDLTGARDMSTIAVVFFSGFLGIAALGMAKKKPKSFEVFKDLVNALHDVVMRMVTLVLRLTPYGVLALITKVVASSHIKDILSLGKFIVASYVALIIMFIIHLIILGILGLNPITYVKKALPVLVFAFTSRTSAGSIPLNVETQIDKLGVNEGVANISASFGASIGQNGCAAIYPAMLAVMIAPVVGIDPMSFSFLIKLVAIIAVSSFGVAGVGGGATFAALIVLSSLNFPVGLVGLLISIEPLIDMGRTALNVNGSMVTGVATGRLLGEIDLEKYNR; encoded by the coding sequence ATGTTAATAGTTTTAAATATAATTGTTTTTATAATATTGTTGGGAATTTTATATAATATGCAGAAGAAGTATTTACCTTTTTCTAAGAGAGTTTTTGTAGGGCTAGGAATGGGAATAGTTTTTGGTGGAATTTTACAATATATTTATGGAACAGATCACTGGGTTATAAAAGAAAGTTTAGTATGGATTAATATTGTAGGTAATGGTTATGTTAGATTATTAAAAATGATTGTAATGCCCCTTATAGCAATATCAATTCTTTCAGCCATAATAAATTTAAAAGATGGAAAAGCCTTAGGGAAAATTGGGGGAACTATAATACTTATTTTAGTTGGAACAGCTACAATAGCGGCTGTGGTGGGAGCACTTACAGCGAATGGATTTGGTCTTCATGGAGATGGACTTGCCATGGGAGCTAAGGAAGCTGCAAGGGCAACTTTTTTAGAGGGAAAATTAACAGATGTGCAAAATATATCTTTTGCTAATAAATTAATTGAATTTATACCAACTAATCCCTTTGAAGATTTAACAGGGGCTCGTGATATGTCAACAATTGCTGTGGTTTTCTTTTCTGGATTTTTAGGAATAGCAGCTTTAGGAATGGCTAAGAAAAAACCAAAATCCTTTGAAGTTTTTAAAGATTTAGTAAATGCTTTACATGATGTGGTTATGAGAATGGTAACTTTAGTTTTAAGATTAACTCCCTATGGAGTTTTAGCTCTTATAACAAAAGTTGTTGCAAGTAGTCATATAAAAGATATTTTAAGTTTAGGAAAATTTATAGTGGCTTCCTATGTAGCTTTAATAATTATGTTTATAATTCATTTAATTATTTTAGGAATTTTAGGACTAAATCCAATTACCTATGTAAAAAAAGCATTGCCTGTTTTGGTATTTGCCTTTACCTCAAGAACAAGTGCAGGAAGTATACCTTTAAATGTGGAAACTCAAATTGACAAATTAGGAGTTAATGAAGGAGTGGCAAATATCTCAGCTTCCTTTGGTGCTTCTATAGGACAAAATGGATGTGCTGCAATTTATCCTGCAATGTTGGCAGTTATGATAGCTCCAGTTGTAGGAATTGATCCTATGAGTTTCTCATTTTTAATTAAATTAGTTGCAATAATTGCAGTTAGTTCCTTTGGAGTTGCTGGAGTTGGTGGTGGAGCCACATTTGCAGCTTTAATAGTCCTATCATCTTTAAATTTCCCTGTGGGACTTGTGGGACTTTTAATATCTATTGAACCTTTAATTGATATGGGAAGAACTGCTTTAAATGTAAATGGATCTATGGTTACAGGAGTTGCGACTGGTAGACTTTTAGGAGAAATAGATTTAGAAAAATACAATAGATAA